The following are encoded in a window of Kitasatospora sp. NBC_01250 genomic DNA:
- a CDS encoding ThiF family adenylyltransferase, translating into MRPMLKPALSKAWRDRQTLQFGTAPERAHVVDQADEQFCAFLGLLDGERDGPAVAAAAEGLGLSPSYVAQALRSLTETGLLDDALAVEQALAALPPARRELLGPDLASLSLLHPEPGAGAAALARRAGLRVQVRGVGRVGAAVAAVLAAGGVGGVEVADQGRVLPGDCAPGGIPAQEVGRPRATAAREAVRRAAGLPGGAAAAVAGSPRAAPPAEQPPDLVVLAPRDGSGALAGDPAEAHALMQSGVPHLYVGVIEHLGVVGPLVIPGASACGRCLAMTRTDQDAAWPRLLAQLTADVRAKAPEPACDGAVAAAVAGLAGLHALLLLDGGRPPSVDGWCEVSAVDGMVRRLRLPPHTECGCFWR; encoded by the coding sequence ATGCGTCCCATGCTCAAGCCCGCACTGTCGAAGGCCTGGCGCGACCGACAGACCTTGCAGTTCGGCACCGCCCCCGAGCGGGCCCATGTGGTCGACCAGGCCGATGAGCAGTTCTGCGCCTTCCTCGGCCTGCTCGACGGCGAGCGGGACGGTCCGGCCGTAGCGGCCGCTGCCGAGGGTCTGGGCCTGAGCCCCTCCTATGTCGCCCAGGCACTGCGCTCACTGACCGAGACCGGCCTGCTGGACGACGCGCTCGCCGTCGAGCAGGCGCTGGCCGCTCTGCCGCCGGCCCGGCGGGAGCTGCTCGGCCCTGATCTCGCCTCGCTCTCGCTGCTGCACCCCGAGCCCGGCGCGGGGGCCGCGGCGCTGGCCCGCCGGGCGGGGCTGCGGGTCCAGGTGCGGGGCGTGGGGCGGGTCGGCGCGGCGGTGGCGGCGGTGCTCGCGGCCGGCGGGGTCGGCGGGGTGGAGGTGGCGGACCAGGGCCGGGTGCTGCCCGGGGACTGCGCACCCGGCGGCATCCCCGCCCAGGAGGTCGGCCGTCCCCGTGCCACGGCCGCCCGGGAGGCGGTGCGGCGGGCGGCCGGCCTGCCGGGCGGGGCCGCCGCCGCGGTCGCTGGCTCGCCCCGGGCCGCCCCGCCCGCCGAACAGCCGCCCGATCTGGTGGTGCTCGCCCCGCGGGACGGCAGCGGTGCCCTCGCCGGCGACCCCGCCGAGGCCCACGCCCTGATGCAGTCCGGCGTCCCGCACCTGTACGTCGGTGTGATCGAGCATCTGGGCGTGGTCGGCCCCCTGGTGATCCCCGGGGCCTCGGCCTGTGGCCGCTGTCTGGCGATGACCCGCACCGACCAGGACGCGGCCTGGCCCCGGCTGCTCGCCCAACTCACCGCCGACGTCCGGGCCAAGGCACCCGAGCCCGCCTGCGACGGCGCAGTGGCCGCGGCGGTGGCCGGCCTGGCCGGGCTGCACGCGCTGCTGCTGCTCGACGGCGGGCGACCGCCGAGCGTGGACGGCTGGTGCGAGGTCTCCGCCGTCGACGGCATGGTCCGCCGACTGCGACTGCCACCGCACACCGAGTGCGGCTGCTTCTGGCGCTGA